From Pseudobdellovibrio exovorus JSS, a single genomic window includes:
- the upp gene encoding uracil phosphoribosyltransferase yields the protein MSGKVIVIDHPLLQHKLGYLRDKETGSGEFRELVKEISRILAHEVMRDWNEMRDVVVETPIAQTKVQRIANAPVVVSIMRAGNGMLDAVLSMIPFASAGFIGIYRDKFIHNTVEYYFKMPEDIKGKMAIMCDPLVSTADTMIAAIDRLKSYEVKKIRILTILCSEFAIEKIRHFHPDVDIFTLNIEKEINDLGYLVPGLGDAGDRLYQTK from the coding sequence ATGTCTGGAAAAGTAATTGTAATTGATCATCCCCTGTTACAACACAAATTGGGATATTTACGTGATAAAGAAACAGGCTCGGGCGAGTTCCGTGAGCTAGTAAAAGAAATCAGTCGTATCTTGGCTCACGAAGTGATGCGGGATTGGAATGAAATGCGGGATGTGGTGGTTGAAACACCTATCGCACAAACGAAAGTGCAACGTATTGCCAATGCACCAGTTGTGGTTTCGATTATGCGTGCAGGAAATGGGATGTTGGATGCTGTCCTTTCCATGATTCCTTTCGCCTCTGCTGGCTTTATTGGAATCTATCGCGATAAGTTTATTCACAATACAGTTGAGTATTATTTCAAGATGCCAGAGGACATTAAAGGTAAAATGGCCATCATGTGTGACCCCTTGGTTTCAACGGCAGACACGATGATTGCGGCGATTGACCGCTTAAAAAGCTATGAAGTGAAAAAAATACGCATTTTAACCATCCTTTGTAGTGAGTTTGCTATTGAAAAAATTAGACATTTTCATCCGGATGTTGATATTTTTACTTTAAACATAGAAAAAGAAATAAACGATCTTGGGTATTTAGTTCCAGGATTGGGCGATGCAGGAGACCGACTTTATCAAACCAAGTAG
- a CDS encoding URC4/urg3 family protein, translating into MSQNLNLTEKQVNYLLSPAAIRERAQKILQLTESGKGHFEYHPEKLDETVDYVLSVIRQNYPDLNIPFHSRWGHFRAGQIDRAKKFRSLLDPTDKMERVRSQLDLVITSVLLDAGAGADWKYLEESTKKSFARSEGLGVASYYMFTSGVMCSDGYSMKADQEGLLKVTASDLKKYFQVSDSNPLVGVEGRVQLLNNLGKAMENRTIFKDGRPGNIVDYLAAKCGQTIPATEIFRAVLDGLGVIWPGRLSANGVNLGDVWRHSQLGDAGSFESLVPIHKLSQWMTYSLIEPIEEAGFKVTQVEGLTGLAEYRNGGLMLDSGLLTLRNPEAAQTPLTPDMDLIVEWRALTVLLLDMIGERVQKALNKSAEDFPLAKVLEGGTWWAGRFIAQQKRAGGTPPLNIQSDGTVF; encoded by the coding sequence ATGAGTCAGAATTTGAATTTGACAGAAAAACAAGTGAATTATTTGTTATCGCCAGCGGCCATTCGTGAGCGCGCGCAAAAAATTTTACAACTGACAGAGTCAGGTAAAGGTCACTTTGAATATCACCCAGAAAAGTTAGATGAAACTGTAGACTATGTTTTGTCAGTGATTCGTCAAAACTATCCTGATCTGAATATCCCATTTCACTCAAGATGGGGACATTTTCGTGCAGGACAAATTGATCGTGCAAAAAAATTCAGATCACTTTTAGATCCCACAGATAAAATGGAACGCGTGCGTTCGCAATTAGATCTTGTGATCACATCGGTATTGTTAGATGCCGGCGCGGGTGCGGATTGGAAGTATTTAGAAGAAAGCACAAAAAAAAGTTTTGCTAGATCAGAGGGGCTAGGCGTTGCAAGCTATTACATGTTCACTTCCGGAGTGATGTGCTCGGATGGCTATTCTATGAAGGCTGATCAAGAGGGCTTATTGAAAGTGACGGCGTCCGATTTGAAAAAGTATTTTCAAGTTTCTGATAGCAATCCTCTTGTGGGTGTTGAAGGACGTGTTCAGCTGTTGAATAATCTAGGCAAGGCCATGGAAAATCGCACTATTTTTAAAGATGGGCGACCGGGAAATATTGTCGATTATTTAGCGGCGAAATGTGGCCAAACAATTCCTGCCACAGAAATTTTCCGTGCAGTATTGGATGGCCTAGGAGTTATTTGGCCGGGGCGTTTGTCGGCAAATGGAGTCAATCTTGGGGATGTTTGGCGCCACTCTCAATTAGGAGATGCAGGTAGTTTTGAAAGTCTTGTGCCTATTCACAAACTATCGCAGTGGATGACTTATTCACTGATTGAGCCAATTGAAGAAGCGGGCTTCAAAGTCACTCAAGTAGAGGGGCTTACAGGGCTTGCAGAATACCGCAATGGTGGACTGATGTTAGACTCAGGTCTTTTAACACTTCGAAATCCTGAAGCGGCCCAAACGCCATTAACTCCTGACATGGATTTGATTGTGGAATGGCGAGCTTTAACAGTTCTGCTATTAGACATGATCGGGGAACGTGTGCAGAAGGCTTTGAACAAATCTGCTGAGGACTTTCCTTTGGCAAAAGTTCTTGAAGGAGGCACATGGTGGGCAGGTCGCTTTATTGCTCAACAAAAACGAGCAGGTGGGACTCCGCCATTGAACATTCAAAGCGATGGAACAGTCTTTTAA
- a CDS encoding GTP cyclohydrolase II yields MEKEKRSPHIILASQSNLKFKETLPIKWGAQTAMERGPVVASNTNHKARNAIGAHSGSYTVYRALSIASGKFPPMHRPDLNNTQSPVKIGPYPQWKDPLKMVTVDPWGLDPQLNFKPLFEEGYDIRPTISVTQAHLQIPEINEAIDKGRLQVDGSIIRENRDVCVTKVAIDPVWYLPGVAERLNVDEGDLRRILFQETGGMYPEFITRPDLKVWLPPIGSSTAYIFGKAEDLANPKVELTCRVHDECNGSDVFGSDICTCRPYLMYGIEDATRTAQRGGVGIIIYYRKEGRALGEVTKFLVYNARKRQEGGDTAATYFRRTECVAGTEDARFQEFMPDCLHLFGISKIHNLHSMSNMKYDAIVKSGIEVVNRVSIPDHLIPQDAQVEMEAKKAAGYFSKEPKKTTEELKKVTGRAIKE; encoded by the coding sequence ATGGAAAAAGAAAAACGCTCTCCACATATTATATTAGCTTCGCAGAGTAACTTAAAATTCAAAGAAACATTACCCATTAAATGGGGTGCTCAGACAGCCATGGAACGTGGACCAGTAGTGGCTTCTAACACCAACCACAAAGCGCGTAATGCGATTGGCGCTCACAGCGGAAGCTACACGGTCTATCGCGCGCTCTCTATTGCCAGTGGAAAGTTCCCTCCGATGCATCGTCCGGATTTAAACAACACTCAAAGTCCTGTTAAAATTGGACCTTACCCTCAGTGGAAGGACCCGTTAAAAATGGTAACTGTGGACCCATGGGGATTAGATCCACAGTTGAATTTCAAACCACTTTTTGAAGAGGGTTATGATATTCGTCCCACTATTTCTGTGACACAGGCCCATTTGCAGATTCCTGAAATCAATGAGGCCATTGATAAAGGTCGTTTGCAGGTGGATGGCAGTATCATTCGTGAAAATCGCGATGTCTGTGTGACCAAGGTGGCGATTGATCCTGTATGGTACTTACCAGGGGTGGCTGAACGTCTGAATGTAGACGAAGGCGATCTTCGCCGCATTTTATTTCAGGAAACTGGCGGCATGTATCCAGAATTCATTACGCGCCCAGATCTGAAAGTTTGGCTTCCACCTATTGGCAGTTCGACGGCGTATATTTTTGGGAAGGCAGAAGATCTAGCAAATCCAAAGGTAGAACTCACATGCCGTGTGCATGACGAATGTAATGGTTCGGATGTATTTGGTTCGGATATTTGCACGTGTCGTCCATATTTGATGTATGGAATTGAAGATGCGACTCGCACAGCCCAACGAGGCGGTGTGGGGATTATTATTTACTATCGTAAAGAGGGCCGCGCTCTTGGTGAAGTGACGAAGTTCTTAGTTTATAATGCTCGTAAGCGCCAAGAGGGTGGTGATACGGCCGCGACTTACTTTAGACGCACAGAGTGTGTGGCTGGAACGGAAGATGCGCGTTTCCAAGAGTTTATGCCAGACTGTTTACATCTTTTTGGAATTAGCAAAATTCACAACCTGCATTCTATGAGTAATATGAAATACGATGCCATCGTCAAAAGTGGAATCGAAGTGGTGAACCGCGTATCCATTCCGGATCATCTGATTCCCCAAGATGCACAAGTAGAGATGGAAGCGAAAAAAGCGGCGGGATATTTTTCGAAAGAGCCGAAAAAAACGACTGAGGAACTTAAAAAAGTAACTGGTCGCGCGATTAAAGAGTAG
- a CDS encoding CoA-acylating methylmalonate-semialdehyde dehydrogenase produces the protein MQTILPVEPVICHNLINGEWVKGEGGQPDVFSPYNGKKIGEVSLPSPNQIEIALQAAAEAQVSWGKTPIKERSQILFNFRNILLRDLDQISHLKSSECGKTFAEARAGLMKGIEVLEFALSLQNLDLGGKLEVSRGVTCEYRREPLGVIANITPFNFPAMVPMWTIPICLALGNAYVWKPSDKTPLTALRIANALLEAGLPKGVFTVLHGGAFTVDAIIDHPAVKAIGFVGSTKVAKIVYQRGTQLGKRVLALGGAKNHIVLLPDANAELSGIGISDSFTGCAGQRCMAASVLLAVGDVDRHIQKVIARASSMELGKDMGALITKSQKDFLVDAIDKAEKAGAKILLDGRKAKAPAGMEDGNWIGPTILDDIQVGSEAATVELFGPILSIVRCKDISEAMKIENSVEYGNACSVFTSSGPLADRVVREASTGMVGVNIGVPVPREPFSFGGINASKFGHGDITGHHSLDFWSNVKKITTKWETQADSNWMS, from the coding sequence ATGCAGACGATTTTACCTGTCGAACCGGTTATTTGTCATAACCTCATTAATGGTGAATGGGTTAAAGGTGAGGGCGGACAGCCCGATGTGTTTTCTCCGTACAATGGTAAAAAAATTGGTGAGGTTTCTTTACCGAGTCCCAATCAGATCGAGATCGCTTTACAAGCCGCCGCTGAAGCTCAAGTGAGTTGGGGAAAAACACCGATCAAAGAGCGCAGCCAAATTCTTTTCAACTTTCGTAATATTTTATTGCGTGATCTGGATCAAATTTCACATTTGAAAAGTTCTGAATGCGGAAAAACATTTGCTGAAGCCAGAGCGGGTTTAATGAAGGGGATTGAGGTCCTTGAGTTTGCTTTATCATTACAGAATTTAGATCTAGGTGGAAAGTTAGAAGTTTCCCGCGGTGTGACCTGTGAATACCGCCGTGAGCCTTTAGGGGTGATTGCGAACATCACACCATTCAACTTTCCGGCTATGGTGCCGATGTGGACAATTCCTATATGCTTGGCTCTAGGAAATGCTTATGTTTGGAAACCTTCAGATAAAACTCCATTGACGGCTTTGCGTATCGCGAATGCGCTACTGGAAGCAGGATTACCAAAAGGTGTTTTCACTGTGCTTCATGGTGGAGCTTTCACTGTGGACGCAATCATTGATCATCCTGCAGTTAAAGCCATTGGATTTGTGGGATCAACTAAAGTTGCCAAAATCGTCTATCAGCGTGGGACTCAATTGGGTAAACGTGTTCTGGCCTTAGGCGGAGCTAAAAACCACATTGTCCTTTTACCAGATGCCAACGCAGAACTCAGTGGTATTGGAATTTCTGATTCTTTCACTGGATGTGCGGGACAGCGCTGTATGGCTGCCTCTGTTTTACTGGCGGTCGGAGATGTGGATCGTCATATTCAAAAAGTCATAGCGCGTGCTTCGTCAATGGAGCTTGGCAAAGATATGGGGGCGCTGATCACGAAATCTCAAAAGGATTTCTTAGTCGACGCTATTGATAAAGCGGAAAAAGCAGGAGCTAAAATTTTACTTGATGGACGTAAAGCAAAGGCTCCAGCAGGTATGGAAGATGGTAACTGGATTGGACCTACAATCCTAGATGATATTCAGGTGGGATCAGAGGCGGCAACAGTTGAACTCTTCGGACCTATTCTGAGCATCGTGCGCTGTAAAGATATTTCAGAAGCCATGAAAATTGAGAACTCTGTTGAATACGGAAATGCCTGCAGTGTTTTCACCTCTAGCGGTCCTTTAGCTGATCGTGTTGTGCGTGAAGCCTCAACAGGTATGGTCGGTGTCAACATTGGTGTGCCGGTTCCTCGCGAGCCATTTTCATTTGGCGGCATCAATGCTTCAAAATTTGGTCATGGTGATATCACAGGACATCATAGTTTAGATTTTTGGTCGAATGTGAAAAAGATCACAACTAAATGGGAAACCCAAGCTGACTCCAATTGGATGTCATAG
- a CDS encoding CvfB family protein, which produces MSSTGLFAILRVVSLENIGAFLNGDAWRSYSSAHSQPEDKDLFLPFAEQTQRLQIGQEVLVYIYSDNQGRPTASMRIEKFTAQDGTQVYKVEQKVDLIVFAETDLGYKALINNTHFGLLYKNEVFRPLHYLDEISGFIRKVREDGKIDLILQAAGNKGAEELGLMIIQTLEDNNGFLPLTEKTPPEEIYRLFGVSKKKYKMALGFIYKKRLVRIEDDGLHLINK; this is translated from the coding sequence ATGTCCTCAACAGGTTTATTCGCCATTCTCAGAGTTGTTTCATTAGAAAATATCGGTGCATTTTTGAACGGAGACGCATGGCGCTCATACAGTTCAGCACACTCACAACCAGAGGATAAAGACCTTTTTCTTCCTTTTGCCGAACAGACTCAAAGACTGCAAATCGGACAGGAAGTCTTAGTTTATATTTATTCAGATAACCAAGGTCGACCGACGGCTTCGATGCGAATAGAAAAGTTCACAGCCCAAGATGGGACTCAAGTCTATAAAGTCGAACAAAAGGTAGATCTGATTGTATTTGCGGAAACAGATCTGGGATACAAAGCTTTGATCAACAACACTCACTTCGGACTGCTTTACAAAAATGAAGTTTTTAGACCTTTACATTACCTTGATGAAATCAGTGGCTTCATTCGTAAAGTTCGCGAAGATGGAAAGATTGATTTAATTTTACAGGCAGCAGGAAACAAAGGCGCGGAAGAATTGGGTCTGATGATCATCCAAACTCTTGAAGACAATAACGGCTTCTTACCTTTGACAGAGAAAACTCCACCCGAAGAAATTTATCGCCTGTTCGGTGTCAGTAAAAAGAAGTATAAAATGGCCCTAGGTTTTATTTATAAAAAGCGACTCGTCCGTATCGAAGATGACGGGCTTCATTTAATTAATAAGTAA
- a CDS encoding DUF2799 domain-containing protein, producing the protein MNKKKIVSILLLVVVGLSLSSCASYFKRKDCESTNWFDYGQKVALDGRRLTGDQFILECRQAEANISDSDLDRGFKSGLAKYCQPETIYQVGRNGQFFSSEMCIGENLTLLRTRHLEGVTAYCQKSNGYSAGSAGHPYNKICPSGLEPEFLKEFNRGRKRYLNVMITENDRQISSLEREISSAESELRLRRLEMQRYQLSASQNEQAMERYNSLSSQVRNLEYTVSNKRSEQNKLREQNRQLQVEVVRTEY; encoded by the coding sequence ATGAATAAGAAAAAGATCGTTTCAATATTGTTATTAGTAGTGGTGGGTTTAAGTCTTTCTTCGTGTGCTTCTTACTTTAAACGTAAAGACTGTGAATCCACTAATTGGTTTGACTATGGTCAAAAGGTGGCCTTGGATGGACGTCGTTTAACCGGAGACCAATTCATTTTAGAATGTCGTCAGGCTGAAGCGAATATCTCGGATTCAGATTTAGATCGCGGCTTTAAAAGTGGATTAGCCAAGTACTGTCAGCCTGAAACTATTTATCAAGTGGGACGTAACGGTCAGTTTTTTTCTAGCGAGATGTGTATCGGCGAGAACCTAACATTGCTTCGTACGCGCCACTTAGAAGGCGTGACCGCTTATTGTCAAAAATCCAATGGCTATAGCGCTGGTAGCGCCGGACATCCTTACAATAAAATCTGCCCCTCTGGTTTAGAGCCAGAATTTTTAAAAGAGTTTAATCGTGGACGTAAACGATACTTGAATGTGATGATCACCGAAAATGATCGTCAGATCAGCTCACTCGAGCGCGAGATTAGCTCTGCTGAAAGTGAACTGCGTCTACGTCGTTTAGAAATGCAGCGCTATCAATTGTCAGCCAGCCAAAACGAGCAGGCTATGGAACGCTATAACAGCCTTAGTTCACAGGTCAGAAATTTGGAATACACTGTAAGTAATAAGCGCAGCGAGCAAAACAAATTGCGCGAACAGAATCGTCAATTGCAAGTGGAAGTGGTTCGTACAGAATACTAA
- a CDS encoding HNH endonuclease family protein, translating to MKKWPVALIAFVFSVAAFADLNALNVDALTSSGEDFHYSDYFEIQEAPVSGFINLLNYRHIQKSFPLPQAPYNRDRHFGGWLRDETPESCLNTRGKVLIRDSQTEVKLTTSGCSVESGEWDDPYTGRMHFKASDIQIDHLVALKNAYMTGAHEWDFEKRCLYANYMGNNFHLLSVNGRENLKKSDHSPAGYTPPNRAYMCQFVKQWLNVKLIWTLRVTPVEKEAIQQIVEENHCNRSWFDVTSQELRTQRDYMRQNANLCVAPPVF from the coding sequence ATGAAGAAGTGGCCTGTGGCGCTTATCGCGTTTGTCTTTTCTGTAGCTGCCTTTGCAGATCTCAATGCACTTAATGTTGATGCGTTAACATCCAGTGGTGAAGACTTTCATTACTCTGATTATTTTGAAATCCAAGAAGCCCCTGTTTCGGGATTTATTAATTTGCTGAATTATCGTCATATACAAAAAAGTTTTCCACTGCCGCAAGCTCCATATAATCGCGATCGTCATTTCGGCGGATGGCTGCGGGACGAGACTCCAGAATCTTGTCTGAACACGCGCGGTAAAGTTCTTATTCGTGATTCGCAGACAGAGGTGAAATTAACAACCAGCGGTTGCAGTGTTGAAAGTGGTGAGTGGGATGATCCTTACACAGGTCGTATGCACTTCAAAGCGTCTGATATCCAGATTGATCATTTGGTCGCTCTTAAGAATGCTTACATGACCGGAGCCCACGAGTGGGATTTCGAAAAGCGCTGTCTGTATGCGAACTATATGGGAAATAACTTCCATTTACTTTCTGTGAATGGCCGCGAGAACTTAAAGAAAAGTGATCATTCTCCAGCAGGCTATACGCCACCGAACAGAGCCTATATGTGCCAATTCGTTAAACAGTGGTTGAATGTAAAACTGATTTGGACTTTACGTGTAACCCCAGTGGAAAAAGAAGCCATTCAGCAGATCGTGGAAGAGAATCACTGTAATCGATCTTGGTTTGATGTGACATCGCAAGAGCTACGCACTCAGCGTGATTATATGCGGCAGAATGCGAATCTCTGTGTTGCACCCCCAGTTTTTTAA
- a CDS encoding metallophosphoesterase family protein, with protein MKTHSYSTLLKAAGVGILFTVTFAFLSSCGSTPKTESPAANFKAFQIRKITGSGLQTVSIKPQSSDWPQLSFQNSTQGSTSTSTSKTSGSAEKFKMNASQLRLAVIGDTGCRLKESKGKYSYQNCLDGQDWIFPQLVQSVVKENYDFLIHTGDYHYREHCTREECPSVTKSSGYGWAAWWDDFYGPSQDLFKKSPVLLVRGNHEDCERAYVGWAPLSAHQQDFTSECRDIEEYQWIEMQDLVFISFDNSSLSGSGKIKDKHRQKWLPLLKQVTERIQKEAQGKEVWLLTHVPAFAFVPDEKLAEPVEASDRFAVLAKEAGLLNKVDYILSGHVHSQQIVPRKQLPLQIVVGNSGTVLDAFGRIINNHRVITTTETRSSYGYGVFEREGFKKWKLHFKDKDGEKVLTCEMEQQRVFCE; from the coding sequence ATGAAAACACACAGCTATTCAACATTGCTCAAAGCTGCAGGGGTAGGAATCCTATTCACTGTGACTTTTGCATTCTTATCTTCTTGCGGTTCGACGCCTAAAACAGAGTCACCAGCCGCGAACTTCAAAGCCTTTCAGATTCGCAAAATCACAGGAAGCGGCTTACAAACTGTCAGCATCAAACCACAGTCTTCAGATTGGCCCCAACTGAGCTTTCAAAATTCAACACAAGGCTCAACATCAACCTCAACATCGAAAACGAGCGGCAGTGCTGAAAAGTTTAAAATGAACGCTTCGCAATTGCGTTTGGCGGTTATCGGAGACACTGGTTGTCGACTCAAAGAATCTAAAGGGAAGTACTCGTATCAAAACTGCCTTGATGGACAAGACTGGATATTTCCTCAACTCGTACAATCAGTGGTGAAAGAAAATTATGATTTCTTAATTCATACCGGAGACTACCACTATCGTGAACACTGCACTCGCGAAGAGTGTCCCAGTGTCACCAAAAGCAGTGGCTATGGCTGGGCGGCATGGTGGGATGATTTCTACGGGCCATCACAGGATTTATTTAAGAAGTCTCCTGTTTTGTTGGTGCGCGGTAATCACGAAGATTGTGAGCGGGCTTATGTAGGGTGGGCGCCGTTATCAGCCCATCAGCAGGATTTTACGTCTGAGTGCCGTGACATAGAAGAGTATCAATGGATTGAAATGCAGGATCTTGTCTTTATCAGTTTTGATAACTCATCACTCTCTGGCAGTGGAAAGATAAAGGATAAACACCGCCAGAAGTGGCTGCCACTTTTAAAGCAAGTGACAGAAAGAATTCAAAAAGAAGCGCAAGGTAAAGAAGTGTGGCTACTAACGCATGTGCCAGCCTTTGCTTTTGTGCCAGATGAAAAATTGGCCGAACCAGTAGAAGCCAGTGATCGCTTCGCTGTCTTAGCTAAAGAAGCGGGCTTGTTGAATAAGGTCGATTACATTTTATCAGGTCATGTGCACAGTCAGCAGATCGTGCCACGCAAGCAATTACCACTGCAAATCGTTGTTGGAAATTCGGGAACTGTTTTAGATGCTTTCGGGCGGATTATTAATAATCACCGCGTGATCACCACGACAGAAACACGAAGCAGCTATGGTTATGGAGTGTTTGAACGTGAAGGCTTTAAAAAGTGGAAGCTGCATTTTAAAGACAAAGACGGAGAAAAAGTGTTAACGTGCGAGATGGAACAACAGCGCGTTTTCTGCGAGTAG
- a CDS encoding PstS family phosphate ABC transporter substrate-binding protein, with protein sequence MLKQTLTLITLTTIVLSQAHGQSLIKADGSSTVYPITEAMAEEFQMAQKNKYKVTAGISGTGGGFKKFCRGETDLQGASRPITAVEAADCKKKGIEFFELPIAYDATVVAVHPSNKWLNEITVEELKKIWEPSAMSKIKRWKQVNPAWPDEEMKLFGAGSDSGTFDYFTEAIMGKAKSSRGDYTASEDDNTLVKGIGGDRNSIGYLPMSYYVENKKSLKALAIIGGAKAPVKTGVLPSKETVENSTYFPLSRPLLLYVNAKSAQRLEVGEFVKFYLKNAQAIVPEVKYVALPAQAYTIAADHFVKGKTGTVFGDGHYVGLKIEDLLKKEASH encoded by the coding sequence ATGTTGAAGCAAACTTTGACTCTTATCACATTGACCACAATCGTACTTTCTCAAGCTCACGGGCAATCTCTTATCAAAGCCGATGGCTCCAGCACGGTGTATCCCATCACAGAAGCGATGGCGGAAGAGTTCCAAATGGCGCAGAAAAACAAATACAAAGTCACCGCCGGCATCTCAGGAACGGGCGGTGGATTTAAAAAATTCTGTCGCGGAGAAACGGATTTGCAAGGAGCGTCTCGTCCGATCACGGCTGTTGAAGCAGCTGATTGCAAAAAAAAGGGTATTGAGTTCTTTGAACTTCCGATTGCTTACGATGCAACAGTAGTGGCCGTTCATCCTAGCAACAAATGGCTCAATGAAATCACAGTGGAAGAATTGAAAAAAATCTGGGAGCCATCTGCGATGAGCAAAATCAAACGCTGGAAACAAGTAAACCCTGCATGGCCAGATGAAGAGATGAAACTTTTCGGAGCGGGTTCAGATTCGGGAACGTTCGATTACTTCACGGAAGCCATCATGGGAAAAGCCAAATCATCACGCGGAGATTACACCGCTTCAGAAGACGACAACACTTTAGTTAAAGGTATCGGTGGTGATCGTAATTCAATCGGTTATTTGCCAATGTCGTATTATGTGGAAAATAAAAAATCACTAAAGGCCTTAGCGATCATTGGCGGCGCAAAAGCTCCTGTTAAAACCGGAGTCCTTCCTTCGAAAGAGACAGTTGAAAACAGCACTTACTTTCCGCTTTCGCGTCCATTGTTGCTGTATGTGAATGCGAAGTCAGCTCAGCGCCTAGAAGTGGGTGAGTTCGTGAAGTTCTATTTAAAGAATGCTCAGGCGATTGTTCCAGAGGTGAAGTATGTGGCGCTACCAGCTCAAGCCTATACGATTGCTGCCGATCACTTCGTTAAGGGGAAAACTGGGACTGTTTTCGGTGACGGGCACTATGTGGGTCTTAAAATTGAAGATCTTTTGAAAAAAGAAGCCAGTCACTAA
- a CDS encoding Wadjet anti-phage system protein JetD domain-containing protein, which yields MLEDLKKKAQRLYESKEIFRSYLLGENKFPLEISLRNVSSAQLRDQFVTVGQQIDELAKECKKFSLEVVSTEVNNRQRGTQSIPDKVVFPNLESYLKFISKVKDYQLFKNTIDELLLIDNSKLREFFVKSPQLAIEYNSVWSKILAVTRFLINNPKTNLYIRQLEIPDVDTKFIQNHKKIILQVVSALTGDDEAILENLEFEERLGLRKESGRVRFRILDPNIQKLFYGLEDIETSIEKLAETEIPCENIIIVENKITGLCLPHYDKTIVFFELGYKAALLKQIPWISNKRIVYWGDIDTYGFSILSNIREAFPKAESRLMDLDTLFSYQNLWVEEKVQYQGACGGLSQAELELFNDLRSNRYGQGVRLEQERIKISDFKL from the coding sequence ATGCTTGAAGATTTAAAAAAGAAAGCACAAAGGCTCTATGAGTCAAAAGAAATATTCAGATCCTACTTGTTAGGTGAAAATAAGTTTCCATTGGAAATTTCTTTACGTAATGTTTCCAGTGCTCAATTAAGAGATCAGTTTGTAACGGTCGGGCAGCAAATAGATGAACTGGCTAAAGAATGTAAAAAGTTTTCTTTAGAAGTTGTTTCTACTGAGGTTAACAATAGGCAGCGGGGAACTCAAAGCATTCCTGATAAAGTAGTTTTTCCAAATCTTGAATCTTATTTGAAGTTTATTTCTAAAGTTAAAGATTATCAGTTGTTTAAAAACACAATAGATGAGCTATTACTAATTGATAACTCAAAGCTTAGAGAGTTTTTTGTGAAATCACCTCAGTTGGCAATAGAATACAATTCTGTTTGGTCGAAGATTTTGGCAGTAACTAGATTTTTAATAAATAATCCCAAAACAAATTTATATATACGTCAGTTAGAAATTCCTGATGTAGACACTAAATTTATTCAAAACCATAAAAAGATAATTTTACAGGTTGTAAGTGCTCTTACCGGTGACGATGAAGCCATTCTTGAAAATTTAGAATTTGAAGAAAGGTTGGGTCTAAGAAAAGAATCGGGAAGAGTCAGGTTTAGAATTTTAGATCCAAATATTCAAAAACTTTTTTATGGATTAGAGGATATCGAAACTTCGATTGAAAAATTAGCTGAAACAGAAATACCATGTGAAAATATAATTATAGTAGAAAATAAGATTACGGGGTTATGTCTTCCTCATTACGATAAGACAATTGTATTTTTTGAACTCGGTTACAAAGCTGCTTTACTTAAACAAATCCCATGGATCTCGAATAAGCGAATTGTTTATTGGGGTGATATTGATACTTATGGTTTTTCGATTCTTTCTAATATTCGTGAGGCCTTTCCAAAGGCTGAGTCAAGACTGATGGATCTTGATACATTATTTTCATATCAGAATTTGTGGGTTGAAGAGAAAGTTCAGTATCAGGGGGCTTGTGGTGGTTTGTCACAAGCCGAGTTAGAATTATTTAACGATTTAAGAAGCAATAGATACGGTCAAGGGGTTCGCTTGGAGCAAGAACGTATTAAAATTTCTGATTTTAAATTGTAG